One Nicotiana tomentosiformis chromosome 4, ASM39032v3, whole genome shotgun sequence genomic window carries:
- the LOC104114636 gene encoding uncharacterized protein, translating to MVVKMMKWRPWPPLSSKKIEAKIIVNCLKGFNFMSNEQMGFQDFEKLRVEIKWKGSKGSSLNLSSLTRRGSVKKNFTKEESLKENGGVEWNEEFQSVCNFSANKDGVFHPWEVAFTVFNGTSREPDQKVTILAAASLNLADFASVAGDKEDGIEIAIPLEASIGSFKSFLSLCLSLSLVELRNGYEASETIPKFIMSAPVSPNPGEVLLTDRNEVSALKAGLRKVKFFKGLSVRRHKKACHEEEGSDGRNSVRSEDPDYVYLLDTDSLDDSEEGESEEGNEDTSVRKSFSYETLAYANHASGSFYSNTSSSEDEDFIHRNNHISDAGHGYPADTTAALQNQTAEQSSKRRILPWRKRKLSFRSPKTKGEPLLKKHYGEDGGDDIDFDRRQLCPSDESSSGWCKSEKGSANQFSVSEFGDDSFAVGSWEQKEIISRDGQMKLQTQIFFASIDQRSERAEGESACTALVAVIADWFHSNPKDMPIKSQLDCLIREGSLQWRDLCEKETYKERFPDKHFDLETVLQDKVRPLSVVSEKSFVGFFHPEGTEEEEEFDFLHGAMSFDNIWDEISKSAQETPSHGESFVYIVSWNDHFFILKVEKDAYYIIDTLGERLFECCNQAYILKFDKDTTISQVPSETQQSDDKPSSNKKEQSDMKEAANEGKMVISTNGTDGLQEESTIVNRDMVPENKEESSIVYRGKESCKEYIKSFLAAIPIRELQVNVKKGLMASTPLHQRLQVEFHYTMSFDHKFESSSEELTANSLAILPSAAE from the exons atggttgTGAAAATGATGAAGTGGAGGCCATGGCCACCACTATCATCCAAGAAAATTGAGGCTAAGATTATTGTTAATTGTCTTAAAGGTTTCAACTTTATGTCAAATGAGCAAATGGGGTTCCAAGATTTTGAAAAATTAAGAGTTGAAATTAAGTGGAAAGGCTCAAAGGGTAGTTCTTTGAATTTGAGCTCTCTTACAAGGAGGGGTAGTGTAAAGAAGAATTTTACAAAGGAAGAGTCTTTAAAGGAAAATGGTGGTGTTGAATGGAATGAGGAGTTTCAGAGTGTTTGTAACTTTTCAGCTAATAAAGATGGTGTGTTTCATCCTTGGGAGGTTGCTTTTACTGTGTTCAAt GGTACAAGCAGAGAACCAGATCAAAAGGTAACCATACTTGCTGCGGCGTCATTGAACCTTGCAGACTTTGCTTCAGTAGCTGGGGATAAAGAAGACGGCATTGAAATTGCAATTCCTTTGGAAGCCTCTATTGGCAGCTTCAAAAGTTTCCTTTCACTCTGT CTATCTCTCAGCCTTGTGGAATTGAGGAACGGTTACGAAGCTTCAGAGACCATTCCGAAGTTTATCATGTCTGCTCCAGTATCTCCAAACCCTGGAGAGGTTTTGTTGACAGACAGAAATGAGGTTTCTGCTTTAAAAGCAGGTCTGCGGAAAGTTAAATTTTTCAAGGGATTATCAGTTAGGCGACACAAGAAGGCATGTCATGAAGAGGAAGGGAGTGATGGAAGGAACTCAGTCAGAAGTGAGGACCCCGATTATGTCTACCTACTCGACACGGATTCACTTGATGATTCAGAAGAAGGAGAATCAGAGGAAGGAAATGAGGATACAAGTGTGCGGAAGTCATTCAGTTATGAAACACTTGCCTATGCAAACCATGCTAGTGGATCATTTTACTCAAACACAAGCAGCAGCGAAGACGAGGATTTCATCCATCGTAACAATCATATTTCAGATGCAGGGCACGGGTACCCTGCGGATACAACTGCAGCACTACAAAATCAAACTGCTGAGCAGAGTTCAAAACGCAGAATTCTCCCCTGGAGGAAGAGGAAGTTGAGTTTCAGATCTCCTAAAACCAAGGGAGAGCCGTTGCTGAAGAAACATTATGGAGAGGATGGTGGGGACGATATAGACTTTGATCGCAGACAGCTTTGCCCATCTGATGAGTCTTCTTCAGGG TGGTGCAAATCCGAGAAAGGTTCTGCAAATCAATTTTCAGTCTCCGAATTTGGAGACGACAGTTTTGCTGTGGGTAGTTGGGAGCAGAAAGAGATAATAAGCCGAGATGGACAAATGAAGCTGCAGACTCAGATCTTCTTTGCTTCGATTGATCAACGAAGTGAACGAGCTGAAGGTGAAAGTGCTTGTACAGCGTTGGTTGCTGTGATTGCTGATTGGTTCCACTCCAATCCTAAAGATATGCCGATCAAGTCCCAACTTGATTGTCTTATCCGTGAAGGTTCACTGCAGTGGAGAGATCTTTGTGAAAAAGAGACCTACAAGGAACGTTTCCCAGATAAGCATTTTGACCTCGAGACAGTCCTCCAGGATAAAGTGCGTCCACTCTCAGTAGTCTCAGAAAAATCATTCGTTGGGTTCTTTCATCCAGAAGGAACCGAAGAAGAGGAGGAATTTGACTTTCTTCACGGTGCCATGTCTTTTGACAACATTTGGGATGAGATTTCTAAATCTGCTCAAGAAACTCCTTCTCATGGAGAGTCCTTTGTTTACATTGTGAGTTGGAATGACCACTTCTTTATCCTAAAGGTTGAAAAAGACGCATACTATATCATTGACACACTTGGCGAGAGGCTTTTTGAGTGTTGTAATCAGGCTTATATCCTCAAATTCGACAAAGACACAACAATTTCTCAAGTACCTAGTGAGACTCAACAATCAGATGATAAACCATCTAGCAATAAAAAGGAGCAAAGTGATATGAAAGAAGCTGCCAATGAGGGCAAAATGGTCATTAGCACCAATGGCACCGACGGATTGCAAGAAGAATCAACCATCGTCAACAGGGACATGGTACCTGAAAACAAAGAAGAATCCAGCATTGTTTACAGAGGTAAAGAATCATGTAAAGAGTACATAAAGAGTTTTTTGGCGGCAATCCCTATTAGGGAGTTACAAGTTAATGTGAAGAAGGGATTGATGGCATCTACGCCCCTTCATCAGCGGCTACAAGTTGAATTCCATTATACAATGAGCTTTGACCATAAGTTTGAGTCTTCTTCAGAAGAACTGACTGCTAACAGTTTGGCCATACTACCATCAGCAGCAGAGTAA